In Candida orthopsilosis Co 90-125, chromosome 4 draft sequence, a single genomic region encodes these proteins:
- a CDS encoding Ydj1 type I HSP40 co-chaperone produces MVKDTKFYDTLGVSPTASDTELKKAYRKAALKYHPDKNSTPEAVEKFKEISHAYEILSDEQKRDIYDQYGEEGLSGQGGAGMNAEDIFSQFFGGGFGGGFGGGPQKPTRGKDIKHSIGCTLEDLYKGKTTKLALNKTVLCKDCDGRGGAEGKVKECPDCHGSGMKFVTRQMGPMIQRFQTVCDKCQGTGDLCDPKDRCATCKGKKTQTERKILQVHIDPGMKDGQRIVFSGEGDQEPGITPGDVIFVVDERPNAEFQRKGNDLYREYEVDLLTALAGGEIAFKHISGDWIKINVNPGEVIAPGEMKIVEGQGMPIYRHGGKGNLIIKFSVDFPKNHFADEDKLKELASILPPRKQVEIPKGAEVDECDMVKFDPAKHQQRRRDAYDSDEEDGQGHPGVQCASQ; encoded by the coding sequence ATGGTCAAAGATACAAAATTCTACGATACCTTAGGAGTATCCCCCACTGCAAGTGACACTGAATTAAAAAAGGCTTATAGAAAAGCTGCTTTAAAATACCACCCAGATAAGAACTCGACCCCAGAAgcagttgaaaaatttaagGAAATTTCTCATGCTTATGAAATTTTATCTGATGAACAAAAGAGGGACATCTACGATCAATATGGTGAGGAAGGTTTGTCAGGTCAAGGTGGAGCAGGTATGAATGCTGAAGATATATTCTCCCAATTCTTTGGTGGCGGTTTTGGTGGCGGTTTCGGTGGTGGTCCGCAAAAACCAACCAGAGGTAAAGATATCAAGCACAGTATTGGATGTACTTTGGAAGACTTGTACAAAGGTAAAACCACCAAATTGGCTTTGAACAAGACTGTATTGTGTAAAGATTGTGATGGTAGAGGTGGTGCTGAAGGAAAAGTTAAAGAATGTCCGGATTGTCATGGTTCTGGTATGAAGTTTGTCACCAGGCAAATGGGTCCTATGATCCAAAGATTTCAAACTGTGTGTGACAAATGTCAAGGTACTGGAGATTTGTGTGATCCAAAAGACAGATGTGCCACATGTAAAGGTAAAAAGACTCAAACTGAAAGAAAGATTTTGCAAGTTCACATCGATCCAGGTATGAAAGATGGTCAAAGAATTGTTTTCAGTGGTGAAGGTGACCAAGAACCAGGTATTACCCCAGGTGACGTTATTTtcgttgttgatgaaagaCCAAATGCCGAATTTCAAAGAAAGGGTAATGATTTATACAGAGAatatgaagttgatttattaACTGCTTTAGCTGGTGGAGAGATTGCCTTCAAACACATTTCAGGTGACTGGATAAAGATAAATGTCAACCCTGGTGAGGTTATTGCTCCGGGTGAAATGAAAATTGTAGAAGGTCAAGGTATGCCAATCTATAGACATGGTGGTAAAGGtaatttgataatcaaattttcaGTTGACTTCCCAAAGAATCACTTTGCTGATGAGGATAAACTTAAGGAATTGGCTTCTATTTTGCCACCaagaaaacaagttgaaattcCAAAGGGAgctgaagttgatgaatgtGATATGGTCAAATTTGATCCTGcaaaacaccaacaaagaagaagagacGCATATGATTCTGATGAGGAAGACGGTCAAGGTCATCCAGGAGTTCAATGTGCTTCTCAATAA
- a CDS encoding Srv2 adenylate cyclase-associated protein (protein regulates adenylate cyclase), whose translation MSGEESQFNVQGYNIVTILKRLEAATSRLEDITVFQEEANRQKNGAEAPAINATHSPQGNSVSDTLATVSSASSVSPGGVTSHAKDVPAEKKKSILAFEQFIHDFVVPFVNTSNHIDPVVGESAKALADTFVEQTKFLEIVSESKKPDMTDPLLGQVLAPTNEKITKINSLKDENRRSTYFNHLNALSESGAVFFWIGIETPVSYISDIKDSAKFWSDRVLKEYKDKDKVNVDWVNQLTKIFDELNTYVKEYHTKGPAWNGNGKPFAQAVEEFNSTAKAGSGELQQENSADASGPPAPPPPPPASFFEESSASSSNTAESSAGGMNAVFAQLNQGANVTSGLKKVDKSEMTHKNPELRKQPPVAPKKPKNLSGHSTSTQSTPTTLVKKAPKKELIDGSKWIIQNFTQNDVQAPIIIETENSQSVFIGNCSDVTIQLKGKANAVTISETKKVGVVLDSLISGVEIIKSHKYGLQVIGLVPMISIDQSDEGSIYLSTESIDNDCQIYTSKTTALNVNVPEANNDFKELAVPDQIVSTVKNGVLSSSIVEHAG comes from the coding sequence ATGTCTGGAGAGGAGAGTCAATTCAACGTTCAGGGCTACAACATTGTTACCATTCTCAAAAGATTGGAAGCTGCCACCTCCCGTCTTGAGGATATCACCGTATTTCAGGAAGAAGCTAATAGACAAAAGAATGGCGCTGAAGCACCGGCAATCAATGCAACACATTCACCTCAAGGTAATAGTGTGAGTGATACCTTAGCCACTGTTTCGTCCGCATCTAGTGTCTCTCCGGGCGGAGTTACATCACATGCAAAGGATGTTCCTgcagaaaagaagaagtcGATTCTTGCATTCGAGCAATTCATCCACGACTTTGTTGTTCCCTTTGTCAATACATCGAACCATATTGATCCCGTTGTTGGCGAGTCTGCCAAAGCGCTTGCTGAtacatttgttgaacaaacCAAGTTTTTGGAAATCGTGTCAGAGTCAAAGAAACCCGACATGACAGATCCACTTTTAGGTCAAGTGTTGGCACCTACAAATGAAAAGATTACGAAGATTAACAGCTTGAAAGATGAGAATAGGAGATCTACATACTTTAACCATTTGAATGCCCTCAGTGAAAGTGGGGCTGTGTTTTTCTGGATTGGAATTGAGACCCCGGTGTCGTATATATCTGATATCAAGGACAGTGCAAAGTTTTGGTCCGATAGAGTATTGAAGGAATACAAGGACAAAGACAAGGTGAATGTAGACTGGGTAAACCAACTCACAAAAAtctttgatgaattaaaCACTTATGTTAAGGAATATCACACTAAGGGCCCAGCATGGAATGGCAATGGTAAGCCATTTGCCCAAGCAGTGGAGGAATTCAACTCTACAGCTAAAGCTGGTTCTGGAGAATTGCAACAAGAGAATTCTGCAGATGCATCAGGACCACCAGCCCCCCCTCCTCCACCACCAGCTTCATTCTTTGAAGAATCGtctgcttcttcttccaacaCAGCTGAATCCTCAGCTGGTGGTATGAATGCTGTATTTGCTCAGTTGAATCAGGGTGCCAATGTCACCTCGGGATTGAAGAAGGTTGACAAGTCCGAAATGACACACAAGAATCCAGAGTTGAGAAAACAACCTCCTGTTGCTCCaaagaaaccaaagaaCTTATCAGGACATTCTACATCAACACAATCTACTCCTACCACCCTTGTCAAGAAGGCACCAAAGaaggaattgattgatggtAGCAAATGGATTATCCAAAACTTCACTCAAAATGATGTCCAAGCACCAatcattattgaaactgaaaattCGCAGTCTGTTTTTATTGGAAATTGTAGTGATGTGACCATCCAATTGAAAGGTAAGGCTAATGCTGTCACAATTTCCGAAACTAAGAAAGTAGGTGTTGTTCTTGACTCTTTGATCTCAGGTGTTGAAATTATCAAGTCCCATAAATATGGATTGCAAGTGATTGGATTAGTACCAATGATCAGCATTGATCAATCAGATGAAGGTTCGATCTACTTGTCAACTGAGAGTATTGATAACGATTGTCAAATATACACTAGTAAAACTACTGCATTGAATGTTAATGTTCCTGAAGCTAATAATGATTTTAAAGAATTGGCTGTGCCAGACCAAATTGTGTCTACAGTGAAGAATGGTGTATTATCTAGTTCAATTGTCGAACATGCTGGCTAA
- a CDS encoding Arp5 protein (S. cerevisiae homolog ARP5 has ATP-dependent 3'-5' DNA helicase activity, has role in nucleosome mobilization and localizes to Ino80 complex) has protein sequence MPSKSKSEDETYPPQEVHYLKDIVIGSNEPEPFYTKYQTGVPIAIDLGTSTWRIGLTNNTEPNNIFPAVISRHRDRKLSKTLTIIGNDVLSDSALKSTTKTPYDGPLITNWDYIEFMLDYSFEHLSVQSTNGKVNNPIIMTEPLTCPYNQRKTMYELLFEAYQVPKVSFGLDSLFSYYANSDGRSTGLVIGTGNESTSIIPVIDGKGLISQAKRIDWGGDQSQSYLSKLLSLKYPYFPNKLNAKHTTNLFKDFCYVSEDYSEELKHILDMDILEKKDVVVQAPVEISVNNENKKSEEELARQAEKRKEQGKRLQKQAQQKRIEKLAQKQEEWDYYSKLKEDNADLPAFEFENLIVRDGFDDLDDFKKYMASLERSLKRAAHADDDGGDEDDETADPAKAWPLVDIPDDQLTQDQIKEKRKQKLLKANAEARERNRELKRQEQEEQLLRKEEERKWRERDLDDWCTTKKVELAELISKVKDRQKLLESMKDRKSAAAQQRMKNIADLANDETGSTSAASRKRRRNANATIDNDPNDTFGTNDDDWNAYREISNQTVEEELEELNKGILAIEEQLLKHDPNFHHEDTFAAANTFDWKNSVLHKFVHGPRPNITIEMQAEGLSPEEIVNHPEIIRKNHQIHLNVERIRVPEILFQPTLGGLDQAGITEISSDLLRRRLDGIFQPGGQSYSMASDVFITGGMALLPGFRNRLKRDFTEFLPTGTPLHVRTAKDPLLDAWHGMHKWANCDDSKYAYVTKAEFEEYGPEYIKEHGLGNACIL, from the coding sequence ATGccttcaaaatcaaagtcaGAGGATGAGACGTACCCACCTCAGGAAGTTCATTACTTGAAAGATATCGTTATAGGGTCCAATGAACCTGAGCCCTTTTACACTAAATATCAAACAGGAGTACCCATTGCCATAGATCTAGGAACGTCTACTTGGAGAATAGGACTTACAAATAATACGGAACCAAATAATATATTTCCAGCAGTTATATCGAGGCACAGGGATCGAAAGCTTTCGAAAACATTAACTATCATTGGAAATGACGTCTTAAGTGACTCGGCGTTGAAGTCAACGACAAAGACCCCTTATGATGGACCTTTAATTACAAATTGGGACTATATTGAATTTATGCTTGACTACTCCTTTGAACATTTGTCTGTACAAAGTACTAATGGGAAGGTGAACAACCCCATAATCATGACAGAGCCACTAACCTGTCCGTATAACCAACGAAAGACTATGTATGAACTCCTATTTGAAGCTTATCAAGTTCCAAAGGTTTCCTTTGGACTTGATTCGTTATTTTCCTATTATGCAAATTCAGATGGAAGGTCTACTGGGTTGGTAATTGGAACAGGAAATGAACTGACGTCGATAATTCCGGTGATAGATGGTAAAGGGTTGATATCTCAAGCAAAGAGAATCGACTGGGGTGGAGATCAATCACAGCTGTATTTGTCCAAACTCTTGAGCTTGAAGTATCCATATTTTcccaacaaattgaatgcCAAACACACTACAAATTTGTTTAAAGATTTTTGCTACGTCTCGGAAGATTACCTGGAGGAACTAAAGCATATTCTAGATATGGATATTTTAGAGAAGAAAGATGTCGTAGTTCAAGCACCAGTCGAGATATCTGtcaataatgaaaataagAAGAGTGAGGAAGAGTTAGCAAGACAAGCAGAAAAACGAAAAGAGCAAGGGAAACGTTTACAGAAGCaagctcaacaaaaaagaatagaAAAGCTTGCTCAGAAACAGGAAGAGTGGGATTATTACTCGAAATTGAAGGAGGACAATGCTGATTTACCTGcgtttgagtttgaaaatttaattGTGCGTGACGGGTTTGACGATCTTGATGACTTTAAAAAGTATATGGCTTCTTTGGAACGGTCATTAAAGAGGGCGGCTCATGCTGACGATGATGGTggagatgaagatgatgaaactgCGGACCCAGCCAAGGCATGGCCATTGGTTGACATTCCTGATGATCAATTGACCCAAGATCAAATAAAGGAAAAGAGAAAGCAAAAACTACTCAAGGCCAATGCGGAAGCACGTGAACGTAATAGAGAATTAAAAAGGCAAGAACAAGAGGAGCAATTGCTTCGGAAGGAGGAAGAACGGAAATGGAGGGAACGCGATTTAGATGATTGGTGTACCAccaaaaaagttgaattggCAGAGCTTATTAGCAAAGTCAAAGATAGACAAAAATTACTTGAATCCATGAAGGATAGGAAATCTGCTGCGGCCCAACAACGTATGAAGAATATTGCCGATTTAGCAAATGATGAGACAGGATCCACCTCAGCAGCTTCCAGGAAGAGACGTCGTAATGCtaatgcaacaattgacaaCGATCCTAACGATACCTTTGGAACAAACGATGATGATTGGAATGCATATAGGGAAATTTCGAATCAAACTGTGGAGGAAGAGTTGGAGGAATTGAACAAGGGGATACTCGCCATAGAAGAgcaacttttgaaacatgACCCGAATTTCCATCATGAGGATACTTTTGCCGCTGCCAACACGTTTGATTGGAAAAACCTGGTACTTCACAAGTTTGTACATGGACCTAGACCAAACATCACTATCGAAATGCAAGCTGAGGGTTTGTCTCCGGAAGAAATTGTAAACCATCCGGAAATCATAAGAaagaatcatcaaattcatctaAATGTCGAACGTATTAGAGTCCCagaaattttgtttcaaccAACACTTGGTGGTCTTGATCAAGCAGGCATCACTGAAATATCTAGCGATTTGTTACGTAGACGCTTGGATGGAATTTTTCAACCCGGTGGTCAATCGTATAGCATGGCTAGCGATGTATTCATAACAGGAGGAATGGCTTTGCTTCCTGGATTTAGGAACAGGTTAAAGAGAGATTTCACTGAATTTTTGCCAACGGGAACTCCACTTCATGTGCGCACTGCCAAGGATCCTTTGTTGGATGCATGGCACGGTATGCACAAATGGGCTAATTGTGATGATTCCAAATATGCGTATGTCACCAAAGCTGAGTTTGAGGAGTACGGACCAGAGTACATAAAGGAACATGGTTTGGGAAATGCATGTATTCTATAG
- a CDS encoding Mtq1 protein (S. cerevisiae homolog MTQ1 has S-adenosylmethionine-dependent methyltransferase activity, has role in translational readthrough and localizes to mitochondrion), whose translation MPRINGKIVRQAKGISALLPPLLPANRDINRALLELKWIKEELPKCQWVSGVNRRLKLEPLQYILGSQPFGDLNIICRKGVLIPRWETEEWCTKLGNLLQKEKFGGHGIVDACTGSGCIPLLLTHKLASVNLHANVCGFDVSREAITLAQENLISNERSYLEGSRKVSFQVGDIADPNVIFKLPVSKIDLITANPPYIPLDDFKKSVLHSGVEKSVRRYEPQLALIGDITPYEQLLDNLVIPSGARGFVFEVGYYKQVEIVRNLLDSNWAVGYMRDSTNRVRCVVGWKLHTDFKILERLCNAVLK comes from the coding sequence ATGCCCCGAATAAACGGGAAAATTGTTCGACAAGCGAAGGGAATATCAGCTTTATTGCCACCGCTTCTACCTGCCAATCGTGATATAAATCGGGCACTTCTAGAGCTCAAGTGGATCAAGGAGGAGTTACCTAAATGCCAATGGGTCTCTGGTGTTAACAGGCGTTTGAAGTTAGAGCCACTTCAATACATACTAGGAAGTCAGCCGTTTGGAGACCTCAACATAATATGTAGAAAAGGGGTCTTGATTCCCAGATGGGAAACCGAGGAATGGTGTACCAAGTTGGGTAACCTTCTACAGAAAGAGAAGTTTGGTGGGCATGGTATAGTCGATGCATGCACAGGGTCCGGGTGTATTCCACTTCTTTTAACTCACAAACTTGCGTCTGTTAACTTACATGCTAATGTTTGTGGATTCGATGTGTCGAGAGAGGCGATTACCTTGGCCCAGGAGAATTTGATATCCAATGAACGATCCTATTTGGAAGGTTCACGTAAGGTGCTGTTTCAAGTAGGGGATATTGCAGATCCAAATGTAATTTTCAAACTACCTGTGTctaaaattgatttgataaCGGCAAATCCCCCATATATACCTTTAGATGACTTTAAAAAGTCGGTCTTGCACAGtggtgttgaaaaatcagTTAGGCGGTATGAGCCTCAACTAGCTTTGATAGGGGATATAACACCTTATGAACAATTGTTAGACAATCTAGTTATACCCTCAGGGGCGCGAGGGTTTGTATTTGAAGTCGGATACTacaaacaagttgaaatcGTGCGTAACTTGTTGGATAGCAATTGGGCAGTGGGTTACATGCGCGATTCTACAAATAGAGTAAGGTGTGTTGTAGGATGGAAGTTACATAcagatttcaaaatattaGAACGTCTATGCAATGCCGTATTAAAATAA
- a CDS encoding Gcd10 protein (S. cerevisiae homolog GCD10 has tRNA (adenine-N1-)-methyltransferase activity, tRNA binding, role in tRNA methylation and localizes to nucleus, tRNA (m1A) methyltransferase complex), translating to MVDTKDSTIKIDQHVLIRLPSKGLKLVQLQDSGRISLGKFGSFEVSGILGHPLGSSFEIVDDNTVRVIKSITDAGDIWNADEDVQKQELTRMFSNSAENNQNIIDIGAKIQTLTNDEIDELKKSGASSQVGQLIIEKMIANHGGFDKKTIFSQEKYLKRKQSKFLRRFTVDYLGAAELLEYNLEKDASKILDLSVESLGLLMNYGNIRPGGKYLIIDETGGLLLYAMMERMDCKGIIVLLHENEHANSIMLRYSDYDESVINAVVKPINWLQFTELEHEKIELKEEEFEPKKPKLKEQFLRKRERARNVNEVIDLVEEGNFDGFVSMSTLYMPDVLKHVVPKIGGSRPLVIYNQYKELLAEVQQHFTNDRRILASSIFETRARPYQTIPGRMHPLMTMRSGGGYVLWGTRVFPDESVIAVGKGMKRRREESVETAASSSPASVIEKTVGTSMEPETEEATETQDDEVIET from the coding sequence ATGGTCGATACAAAAGATTCTACAATTAAGATCGACCAGCATGTGCTAATACGTTTGCCGTCAAAGGGGTTGAAGCTTGTCCAGTTACAAGACTCGGGTCGAATTAGTCTTGGTAAATTTGGATCATTCGAAGTTTCGGGTATATTGGGCCATCCGCTAGGTTCTTCATTTGAGATAGTGGATGACAACACGGTCAGGGTAATCAAAAGTATTACGGATGCTGGTGACATTTGGAATGCCGACGAAGATGTGcaaaaacaagaattgaCAAGAATGTTTAGCAATAGTGCCGAGAACAACCAAAATATCATAGATATTGGAGCCAAAATACAAACCTTAACTAATGACGAAATTGacgaattgaaaaaaagtgGAGCATCTTCACAAGTTGGGCAGttaatcattgaaaaaatgaTTGCAAACCATGGCGGATTCGACAAAAAGACGATATTCTCACAAgaaaagtatttgaaacGAAAGCAGCTGAAGTTTCTCCGGAGATTTACCGTGGACTATCTTGGAGCAGCTGAACTTTTGGAATATAATCTCGAAAAAGATgcttcaaaaattttggatttgagTGTCGAATCGTTAggtttgttgatgaattacGGTAATATTCGGCCAGGTGGAAAGTATCTTATAATTGACGAAACAGGTGGTTTACTTTTGTATGCGATGATGGAAAGAATGGACTGTAAGGGTATTATTGTACTCCTTCATGAAAATGAGCAtgcaaattcaataatgTTGAGATACTCAGATTATGACGAGTCGGTCATTAATGCAGTAGTGAAGCCGATCAACTGGTTACAATTTACAGAGCTTGAACACGAAAAGATAGAGCTcaaggaagaagaatttgaacCTAAGAAGCCGAAACTCAAAGAGCAATTTTTGCGAAAACGCGAGAGGGCAAGGAATGTTAATGAGgtaattgatttggttgaagaGGGTAATTTTGATGGCTTTGTGTCAATGTCCACCTTGTATATGCCTGATGTTTTAAAACACGTAGTACCAAAAATTGGTGGATCTAGACCATTGGTGATATACAATCAATACAAAGAGCTATTGGCAGAGgtacaacaacattttACAAATGATCGAAGAATCTtagcttcttcaatttttgaaaccagGGCCAGACCATATCAGACTATACCTGGGAGAATGCATCCACTAATGACTATGAGAAGCGGAGGGGGGTATGTATTGTGGGGCACTAGAGTCTTCCCAGATGAGAGTGTCATTGCCGTCGGAAAAGGgatgaagagaagaagagaagaatCAGTTGAAACTGCAGCTTCAAGCTCTCCAGCTAGTGTGATAGAGAAAACGGTAGGGACTTCTATGGAGCCAGAAACAGAAGAAGCAACAGAGACacaagatgatgaagtaaTTGAGACTTAA
- a CDS encoding Nop2 protein (S. cerevisiae homolog NOP2 localizes large subunit precursor) has protein sequence MGRRAKNKQGLPPTYDEFQASKEKKEQKKRKVQDDGDATTPFSKKSKSSSKERTVESSKKSSKPQKKSKRANTNEESAEEDSNLPEVDLEELASARKSLFDESDEEQEEDFNEEELNDEFEDADLENLESDEEDRVKHMFSDDDDDEQDLEDLNAENMEAYSKQLDDEDELEAEEAEKELLEDGTIQPRARVLPTEAEEEEMSQGPQDVTMVRTRMLEIVKVLDNFKALAEEGKSRADYISRLIKDICEYFGYSEFLADKLFNLFSPSEAIEFFEANETARPITIRTNTLKTRRRDLAQSLVNRGVNLQPIGSWTKVGLQIFDSQVPIGATPEYLAGQYILQAASSFLPVIALDPQENERILDMAAAPGGKTTYISALMKNTGCVFANDANKARTKSLIANIHRLGCKNTIVCNYDAREFPRVIGGFDRILLDAPCSGTGVIAKDESVKVSRTEKDFMQIPHLQKQLLLSAIDSVDANSSTGGVIVYSTCSVAVEENEAVVDYALRKRPNVKLVETGLAIGKEGFTSYRGKHFNPKLSLTRRYYPHIYNVDGFYVAKFKKIASSPHDVSKAGAKEKENAARAEAEEEGIIHEDFANFDNEEDEVIIEKSKKHNLRKKGINPSAKKV, from the coding sequence ATGGGGAGAAGAGCAAAGAATAAGCAAGGGTTACCACCTACATACGACGAGTTTCAAGCACtgaaggagaagaaggagcaaaagaagaggaaagTTCAGGATGATGGTGATGCCACAACACCTTTTAGtaagaaatcaaaatcgAGCTCAAAGGAAAGGACAGTTGAATCATCCAAGAAATCAAGCAAGCctcaaaagaaatcaaagcGCGCAAATACAAATGAAGAATCAGCTGAAGAGGATTCCAATTTACCagaagttgatttggaGGAATTGGCGTCTGCAAGAAAGTCTTTATTCGATGAGTCCGACGaggaacaagaagaagacttcaatgaagaagagctcaatgatgaatttgaggatgctgatttggaaaatttggaatcagACGAGGAAGATCGAGTGAAACACATGTTCTctgatgacgatgacgatgaaCAAGATTTAGAGGATTTGAATGCTGAGAATATGGAAGCATACTCCAAGCAGCTTGACGATGAGGATGAGCTTGAAGCTGAGGAAGCAGAAAAGGAATTACTCGAAGATGGAACGATTCAACCACGTGCTAGGGTCTTGCCAACTGAggctgaagaagaagaaatgtCGCAGGGACCTCAGGATGTCACCATGGTAAGAACAAGAATGCTTGAAATCGTAAAAGTTTTGGATAACTTCAAGGCATTAGCAGAGGAAGGCAAATCAAGAGCTGATTACATTTCGAGATTAATAAAAGATATTTGTGAATATTTTGGATATTCTGAATTTTTAGCTGACAAGTTGTTTAACTTGTTTTCACCATCAGAAGCCATTGAATTTTTCGAAGCTAATGAAACTGCAAGACCAATAACAATAAGGACAAATACCCTTAAAACCAGAAGAAGAGATTTGGCCCAAAGTTTAGTAAATCGTGGTGTCAATTTGCAACCTATTGGTTCATGGACTAAAGTCGGATTGCAAATTTTCGATTCGCAGGTGCCGATTGGTGCCACCCCAGAATACTTGGCTGGACAGTATATTCTTCAAGCtgcatcttcttttttacCAGTTATTGCGTTGGATCCACAAGAAAACGAACGTATATTGGATATGGCAGCAGCACCGGGAGGTAAAACGACTTATATATCAGCTTTAATGAAAAACACTGGGTGTGTGTTTGCCAATGACGCAAACAAGGCAAGAACCAAATCATTAATTGCTAACATACATCGTTTAGGATGTAAAAATACCATTGTTTGTAACTACGATGCTAGAGAATTTCCAAGGGTGATTGGTGGTTTTGATAGGATACTATTGGACGCACCTTGTTCCGGTACAGGAGTTATTGCGAAAGATGAAAGTGTCAAGGTCAGTAGAACCGAAAAGGATTTCATGCAAATTCCTCATTTACAAAAGCAATTGTTATTGTCTGCTATTGACTCTGTGGAtgccaattcatcaactggTGGCGTCATTGTTTATTCCACTTGTTCTGTCGCAGTAGAGGAAAACGAGgcagttgttgattatgCATTGAGAAAGAGACCAAATGttaaattggttgaaactGGTTTGGCTATCGGTAAAGAGGGATTCACTTCTTATCGTGGTAAGCATTTCAACCCAAAGTTGAGCTTGACTAGAAGGTATTATCCACATATTTACAATGTTGACGGGTTTTACGTAGCcaagttcaaaaagatcGCATCATCTCCTCACGATGTCTCAAAGGCAGGtgcaaaagagaaagaaaatgcaGCAAGAGCTGAAGCGGAAGAAGAAGGTATTATCCACGAAGATTTCGCTAACTTTgacaatgaagaagatgaagtaaTAATcgaaaaatcaaagaagcacaatttgagaaaaaagGGTATCAACCCAAGTGCTAAAAAGGTGTAG